The Streptomyces sp. NBC_01363 region GTGGCGTCAGCACACTCAGCAGCCAGGTACGGCGAACCAGCAACTGGGACCGGCGGGCGTCCAGCCGGGCCAGTTCGCTATCGAGGAGCGCCAATTCCTCGGCGGGTGGCGGCACATGTTCCATGAACGCGAGTGTGGTGCGAGCCACAGACTCGGACATGCGCTCGGATACTCAGTTCCCCGGCTGAGTACGCGCAGACTGGGGTCATGGACTGGAGCCACTACCGATTTGTGAGTATCTGGGACCTTCCCGCCCCGCCCGACGCCGTGTACGAGGTCCTCGAACGCGCCGATGACTACCCGCGGTGGTGGCCGCAGGTCCGCGAGGTCACCTCGGTCGACGGGACCACCGGCACCACCCGCATCCGCTCCCTCCTCCCGTACGACCTCGTGATGACCGTCCGCGAACGCCGCCGCGATCCCCGGGCCAGGGTCATCGAGGCGACGCTCAGCGGCGATCTCGACGGTTGGGTCCGCTGGACGGTCTCCCCGTACGGCGGTGGCTGCCGGGCCGTCTACGAGCAGGAGGTCGAGGTGCGCAGACGGCTGATGCGGCTCCTGGCGGTGCCCGGACGCCCGGTGTTCCGGGCCAATCACGCCCTGATGATGCGTGCCGGACGGCGGGGTCTCGCGGCCAGGCTGGAAGGAGTTTGAACAGGACCCGCCGAGCCCTGTATGGTTCAACCCGTTCCCGGGCGATTAGCTCAGTGGGAGAGCGCTTCGTTCACACCGAAGAGGTCACTGGTTCGAACCCAGTATCGCCCACCCGGAAGCAGCCGGTCCGTCAGCAGAATCGACGGGCCGGCTTCTGCATGTCCAGGCCGTGTGGCACGCGGCGGCGGGCGCCGGGTCCATCGGCTCCGGGCACTCGGTCACGCCGCGGCGGGAAGATCCGGGCGCAGCGGCCATGCCGGATCCACCATCTCCGCCGTGCCGTTCTTCGCGAACCACGCCTGGAGTCCACGCGCCTGCGCCGCGTGCCACACGGCCTGCAGGGTGTGCAGCTCCGGTGGGGTCAGCCGTTCCAGTCGGGACGAGAAGCGCCGCCCCACCGCCCGTACCAACTCCAGCGAGGCCGTCGCGTCGGCCGCCGCGTCATGGGCGCCGTCGAGCACCACGCCGTACAGCTCGCAGAGATCGGTGAGGGTTCGCCTCCCCTTGCGATAGCGGTCCAGATGCTTGTCGAGCACGCGCGGATCCAGCACGCACAGCGGGGAGTTCTGCAGATACGCCCCGAGCGACGACGCGCGATGACGCTTCAGCTCGCGGTCCAGCAGCGTCAGGTCGAACGGCGCGTTCATCACGACCAGCGGACGCCCGGCCGCGCACTGCTCGGCCAGCGCACGGGCTATCTCCTCCACCACCGGCGCCGGCCAGCGCCCGTTGCGCTGGAGATGATCGTCGGTCAGACCGTGGATCTCGGTCGCCCCCACGGGCACCGGCACCCCCGGATTCACCAGCCAGCGGGTGATGCGCGTCCGCCCGCCCGCTGTGTCCTGGACGACCAGGGCGGCCGAGACGATCCGGTCCCCCTCGACGTCGACTCCTGTTGTCTCGGTGTCAAAAGCGGCCAGCGGCCCTTCGTACCAGTGCGTCATCCCCGAACTCCTCGTGCCCGAACGGCAGATGGTGTGATTCCCCTGCCCGGTTCGGTGATACCCGCGCCCTTTGCCTGATACGCCGTTTGCGGGCCGCCGTGTGCGGTGACAACACAGGTGAGGGGAGCGGAAGTTGTCCGTCACCCCCGCACCGGAGAACCCATCGGCACAGCCCGGAAGGCACACGCAGCCATGGCGCTCGCGCAGCCCGAACCGAGCGGGCTGCTGTCTCAGCGGATCGAACCGCTGCGCGGCACACTCGCAACAACCGCCTGCATGGAGACCCTCCAGGTGGGCTATCTGCACGCGGTCGCGGCCGCAGCGGGGTGCTCCCTGTCGCAGCCCTTCCCCGACAACGGCATCGACTGGCACGTCAGCCACGGCGCCCCCGGCCA contains the following coding sequences:
- a CDS encoding SRPBCC family protein — its product is MDWSHYRFVSIWDLPAPPDAVYEVLERADDYPRWWPQVREVTSVDGTTGTTRIRSLLPYDLVMTVRERRRDPRARVIEATLSGDLDGWVRWTVSPYGGGCRAVYEQEVEVRRRLMRLLAVPGRPVFRANHALMMRAGRRGLAARLEGV
- a CDS encoding 3'-5' exonuclease, with the protein product MTHWYEGPLAAFDTETTGVDVEGDRIVSAALVVQDTAGGRTRITRWLVNPGVPVPVGATEIHGLTDDHLQRNGRWPAPVVEEIARALAEQCAAGRPLVVMNAPFDLTLLDRELKRHRASSLGAYLQNSPLCVLDPRVLDKHLDRYRKGRRTLTDLCELYGVVLDGAHDAAADATASLELVRAVGRRFSSRLERLTPPELHTLQAVWHAAQARGLQAWFAKNGTAEMVDPAWPLRPDLPAAA